From a region of the Castor canadensis chromosome 7, mCasCan1.hap1v2, whole genome shotgun sequence genome:
- the Clca1 gene encoding calcium-activated chloride channel regulator 1 — MGSLKTSVFILILHLLEGVLSDSLIQLNNNGYEGIIIAIDPNVSEDEALIQQIKDMVTQASPYLFEATGKRFYFKSVAILIPENWTTKPDYVRPKLETFKNADVLVAERNPPDNDEPYTEQVGMCGEMGERIHLTPDFLAGKKSLEYGPQGRAFVHEWAHLRWGVFDEYNNDQKFYLSNGKPKAVRCSADIIGDNVVKKCQGGSCITKACRIDKLTGTYEKECEFVPETQQTEKASIMFAQSIDSVVEFCTEQNHNKEAPNLQNQRCNLRSTWEVISESEDFKKTTPMTSQPPTPTFSLLQIGQRIVCLVLDKSGSMSSDNRLNRMNQAGKLFLLQTVEEGSWVGMVMFDSTAYVRSELIQINSGADRDALTKSLPTVSTGGTSICSGLRSAFTVIKKKYTTDGSEIVLLTDGEDNTISGCTNEVKQSGAIIHTVALGPSAAKELEELSKMTGGLQMYASDEAQNNGLIDAFAALSSGNGAVSQRSIQLESKGATLKNSQWMNGTVIVDSTVGKETLFLVTWTTQPPQILLWDPSGKKQDGFVVDTNTKMAYLQIPGIATVGLWKYSLQASSQTLTLTVTSRASSANLAPITVTSRMNKDTGKYPSPMIIYANIRQGVFPILRATVTALIESVNGKTVTLELLDNGAGADATKNDGVYSRYFTAYDTNGRYSVKIWALGGAHSDTQRAIPQQNGAMYMPGWIENGEIKWNPPRSEINNTLQHKQVCFSRTSSGGSFVASNVPNTPILDLFPPCQITDLKARIQGDNLINLTWTAPGDDYDQGQAYKYIIRISTRILDLRDKFNESVQVNTTDLIPKEANSEEVFVFKPEGIIFENGTDLFIAIQAVDKTNLESEISNIAQVSLFIPPPETPSSTSTPPLCPDVYINSTIPGIQVLKIVWKWIGEMQVSLGLH; from the exons CGATTCTCTCATTCAGCTGAACAACAACGGCTATGAAGGCATCATCATTGCAATTGACCCCAATGTGTCAGAGGATGAAGCcctcattcaacaaataaag gACATGGTGACTCAGGCATCTCCATAcctgtttgaagcaacagggaaAAGATTTTACTTCAAAAGTGTGGCCATTTTGATTCCTGAAAACTGGACAACAAAACCTGACTACGTGAGGCCAAAACTCGAGACCTTCAAAAAT gctGATGTTCTGGTTGCTGAACGTAATCCTCCAGATAATGACGAACCCTACACTGAGCAAGTAGGAATGTGTGGAGAAATGGGTGAAAGGATTCATTTGACTCCTGACTTCTTAGCAGGAAAGAAGTCGCTTGAATATGGACCACAAG gTAGGGCATTTGTCCATGAGTGGGCCCATCTAAGATGGGGAGTGTTTGATGAATACAATAATGACCAGAAATTCTACTTATCCAATGGAAAACCCAAAGCAGTAAG ATGTTCAGCAGATATTATTGGTGATAACGTGGTAAAGAAGTGCCAGGGAGGCAGTTGTATCACCAAAGCATGCAGAATCGACAAATTAACAGGAACGTATGAAAAGGAATGTGAATTCGTACCGGAAACACAACAGACTGAGAAGGCTTCCATAATGTTTGCACAAAGTATTGATTCT GTAGTCGAATTCTGTACAGAACAAAACCACAATAAAGAAGCCCCAAACTTGCAAAACCAAAGATGCAACCTTCGAAGCACATGGGAAGTCATCAGTGAATCTGAGGACTTTAAGAAAACCACTCCTATGACAAGCCAGCCACCCACACCCACCTTCTCATTGCTACAGATTGGACAAAGAATTGTGTGTTTAGTCCTTGATAAGTCTGGAAGCATGTCG AGTGATAACCGCCTTAACCGAATGAATCAAGCCGGCAAGCTTTTCCTGCTGCAGACAGTGGAGGAAGGGTCCTGGGTTGGGATGGTGATGTTTGACAGCACTGCCTATGTACGAAGTGAACTCATACAGATAAACAGTGGAGCCGACAGGGATGCACTCACCAAAAGCTTACCCACCGTTTCCACAGGAGGGACATCCATCTGCTCTGGGCTTCGATCGGCATTTACT GTGATTAAGAAGAAATACACAACAGATGGGTCTGAAATTGTGCTGCTGACAGATGGGGAGGACAACACTATAAGTGGGTGCACTAACGAGGTGAAGCAGAGCGGAGCCATCATCCACACAGTTGCCCTGGGGCCCTCTGCAGCTAAAGAATTAGAAGAGCTGTCCAAAATGACTG GAGGTTTACAGATGTACGCTTCAGATGAGGCTCAGAACAATGGCCTTATTGATGCTTTTGCGGCCCTTTCATCAGGAAATGGAGCTGTATCTCAGCGGTCCATCCAG CTGGAGAGTAAGGGAGCAACCCTAAAGAACAGTCAGTGGATGAATGGCACAGTGATTGTGGACAGCACCGTGGGAAAGGAAACCTTATTTCTTGTCACCTGGACAACACAGCCTCCCCAAATCCTTCTTTGGGATCCCAGTGGGAAGAAACAAGATGGCTTTGTAGTGGACACAAACACCAAAATGGCCTACCTTCAAATCCCAGGCATTGCTACa GTTGGCCTTTGGAAATACAGTCTGCAAGCAAGCTCACAAACCCTGACTCTAACTGTCACCTCCCGTGCATCCAGTGCTAATCTGGCTCCAATCACAGTGACCTCCAGGATGAACAAGGACACAGGCAAATACCCCAGCCCTATGATAATTTATGCAAATATTCGTCAAGGAGTCTTTCCAATTCTCAGGGCCACTGTCACAGCCTTGATTGAATCAGTGAACGGAAAAACAGTTACCTTGGAATTACTGGACAATGGAGCAG GTGCTGATGCTACCAAGAATGATGGTGTCTATTCAAGATATTTTACAGCTTACGATACAAATGGTAGATACAGTGTAAAAATATGGGCTCTGGGAGGAGCTCATTCAGACACACAGAGAGCaataccacagcaaaatggagccATGTATATGCCTGGCTGGATTGAGAATG GTGAAATCAAATGGAATCCACCACGCTCTGAAATTAATAATACTCTTCAACACAAGCAAGTGTGTTTCAGCAGAACATCTTCGGGAGGTTCGTTTGTGGCCTCCAATGTCCCAAACACTCCCATCCTTGACCTCTTTCCACCTTGTCAAATCACTGACCTGAAGGCAAGAATCCAAGGGGACAATCTCATTAATCTGACTTGGACAGCTCCTGGGGACGATTATGATCAAGGGCAAG cttaCAAGTATATCATTCGAATAAGTACACGCATTCTTGATCTCAGAGACAAGTTCAATGAATCAGTTCAAGTGAATACTACTGATCTCATCCCGAAGGAGGCCAACTCTGAGGAAGTCTTTGTGTTTAAACCAGAAGgcattatttttgaaaatgggaCGGATCTCTTCATTGCTATTCAGGCTGTTGATAAGACCAATCTGGAATCAGAAATATCCAACATTGCACAAGTATCTCTGTTTATTCCTCCTCCAGAGACACCTAGTTCTACTAGCACTCCGCCACTTTGCCCTGATGTTTATATCAACAGCACCATTCCTGGCATTCAAGTTTTGAAAATTGTGTGGAAGTGGATAGGGGAAATGCAAGTGTCACTAGGCTTGCATTGA